The genome window ATCTCCTCCCCAAGTCTTGTAGCCGCCGAAAAAGCGGCTTTTATTTTTTGTTCTTAAATTTAAGACAATGGTCAATTATTAACAGATAAAGGTGAATCTGTAATTCCGAGGGATCGAAGAGGGAATTTTTCCAAATAACAATTATAAGCAATAAGCCACATTGAAAAGATCGCCACGGGCTTTTAGCCCTCGCGATGACGTTACTCCTATTAAGGAACAAACAAAAAATTATTGCGTATTTTAAAACGCAAATCTGTCATTGCGAGCGAAGCGAAGCAATCCATTAAATAATGCTATAATTTGGATTGCCACGTCGGGCTTTCAGCCCTCCTCGCAATGACAATATCACTTTATGCGTAAGTATTTTTTGTTACCTCCTTAAGATGTTAAATATCAATAGACAAGTAGGGTATCTCATTAAGAGATAAAGCAAGTAGGGATTTATTTCAAAATACTATTTCCATTGCTATCTATAGCAACTATGACTGGGAAATCTTGTACTTTAAACTTGTAAATTGCTTCAGTTCCAAGCTCAGGATAAGCTACAATTTCAGATTCAATTATTCTTTGCCCTAACAAGGTAGCAGCACCACCTGTGGTTGCAAAATAAATCCCTTTGTTAGCACGAATTGATTCTGTAACTTCTTCTGATCTTCCGCCTTTTCCGATGGATCCAAATAATCCCTTCGCTATTAAAGTGGGAGTATATTTATCCATTCTGATTGATGTGGTTGGACCCGCTGGGCCTATTATTTCTCCATTAACGGGTGGGCAAGGACCAGTATAATATATGATTTTATCTTTTATATCTATAGGTAATTCTTCATTATTATTGATACATTCAAACAATTTTTTGTGAGCAGCATCTCTAGCTGTATAAATATAGCCATTTAAGAGAATCATATCTCCGGCTTTTAGATTTCTTAAACCATCTATATCATCTACATCTATTTTTGTTAAAGATTTTTCCTGATGTTCAAGATTTTTAAAGTTATATTCATAGTTGTTTTGATGGTATATAATCTCATCTTCTTTAATTTCGGCACGGGCATGCCTTGAAGCGTGACAATTAATATTAATTGCGACCGGTAAAGCTGCAATATGGGTTGGATAACTTTGCATATTAATTCCAAAGGCTGTTACATCTCCACCAAGCCCGTTGGCTCCAATTTTAAGATTATTTATTCCTTGTAAAATGTCCAATTCTAATTGCAGCATTTTTTTTCGATTAGAATCTTGTTCTGCATTTATTAGATATTCTAAATCCGTCTCTGTTTTCACAGGTTCTAGTAATGTTTTTTTAGCCAATACAGCTGCGTATTCCATAGTTCCACCAATACCGATTCCTAGCCTTACAGGTGGGCATGTGTTAGCTCCGGCACTTTTTAGTGTTTCAATAGCGAATTCAATAATCCCCTCTGCGCCAGCAGAAGGTTTTAACATTTGAACAGCACTCATATTCTCACAGCCGCAGCCTTTTATTGATACGGTTATTTTTATGGAATTTCCAGCTACCAGTGTCGGATAAATAATTGCTGGGGTGTTAGTATTTGTATTAATTCTTTCAAAAATAGGATCATCAACTATAGATTTTCTGAAGAAATTTTCATCATAAGCTTGTTCAACACCTTGATTTATTGCTTCTTCCAGGGTGTCACCTTCAATGAAAATATTTTGTCCGATTTCTATAAAAACAACAACAATCCCTGTATCCTGACATATTGGGCGTTGGATTGTAGTAGCAAGTTTAAGATTTTCCAGAATTTGCCATAAAGTATGCTTTGCTTTTAAAGATTTTTCTTTTAAATATGAATCAAAAAGAGCATTGTACACGTCTTTAGATATAAAGATATTTGCTTGTTTGCATAAATTGCTAACCGCTTCACTTATTTTTTTACTGCTTATTCTTGTTATAGTTTTTTCCATGATCTCTCAGCTACACATCCCTGAACACTACACGAAAATATCAAAATTTGATATTATTTATGGTATCATAATAATGAAAATACATATAATAAATGGTTAATATTATGGCAATACGTAAAGTAGTTCAATACGGTGATAAAGTTTTAAGGACACCTACAAAAGAAGTTCATAAAATATCTTCTAAAATTCAAAAGCTAATTGATGATTTAATGGATACTATGTACGCTCAAAATGGGGTTGGCCTTGCTGCACCTCAGGTTGGGGAAAGTTATAGAATATTTGTAATTGATACTTCAACTGGTGATGAGCCTTTAAATCCCATAGTATTTGTAAATCCTAAAATTATTAAAAAATCAGGTGCTACCCTAAGTTATGAAGGGTGTCTCAGTTTTCCTGAAGCTTATACTAATGTGAAGCGCTATGCTGAAGTAATAGTTAGAGCTAAAGATGAGAAAGGTAGACCATTTACAATTGAAGCAAAAGATGGTTCACTACTTGCTAGAGCTATACAGCATGAAATGGATCACCTTGACGGAATCCTATTTATTGACCATTCAATGAATAGATTTGAAACAAATCAAGAATTAGCTAATAAAGGTTTACCACCTGTTGATCCTGAATATCTTCTTGATGAAGCAGAATTAGAAGAGCTTCTTCAGAAATGTGCGGCAGCCAAAGGGGCAAATAAGGAGTAATAAAGGTTTTCTATGAAAATTATTTATTTAGGAACGCCTGAAATTGCTGTTCCTTCTTTAGAGTATTTTATTATGAAAGATGACGTAGAAGTTCAGGCAGTAATTACTCAGCCTGATAAACCAGCAGGGAGAGGACATAAGGTTGTGCCTCCTCCGGTTAAAATTATGGCTAAAACTAAAGCAATACCGGTTTTTCAGCCAAAACTTATTCGAAAAGATGAAGCATTAATAAATCATCTGAAAGAACTTAAACCAGATGCTTTTATAATGGTGGCATTTGGACAAATTTTAAGCAAAGAATTACTAGATATTCCAAGATTAGGTACAATTAATCTTCATTCTTCACTTTTACCAAAATATAGAGGCCCAAATCCGATTCAATGGGCAATAATTAATGGAGATAAAGTAACGGGTATAACCACGATGCTTTCAGATGTTGGGGTTGATACCGGGCCTANNNNNNNNNNNNNNNNNNNNNNNNNNNNNNNAAATATGGATGCTTGTGAATTATCAGATATTATGGCGCATATTGGGCCTGAAATGCTTTATCAGAGTATGATCAGTCTTGATAATGGCACAATAATTCCTGTTCCCCAAAATGACACAGAAGCCACTTATGCTCCGAAATTAAGTAAAGAAGACGGAAAAATTAACTGGAGTGAGAGTGCTGAAACTATTCATAATAAAGTAAGAGGCATGAAACCCTGGCCTTCAACTTGTACTAGTTTTAAGGAAGTAGTGATAAAAATTATTGAAACCCAATTTGATAAAGAAAATAAAGAAAAAGTTAATCCTGAGGATTTTGGTAAAATAATTGGTATAATTAATAGTGGGATAGGAGTTATTACTGGAAATGGAACAGTAATAATTAGAAAACTCCAACCGGCAGGAAAAAAAGCAATAGATGCTGCTTGCTGGTACAATGGAGCAAGAATCCAAAAAGGTGATAAGTTTGAACAACTTTAAGTCATCAATAACCCTGAATTTTCTTTGAAAACAAAGAAAAGAATCTCAAGAAATAACTAGAAATTAATGAAGATTTAGGAGGTATATAAAAAAATGTTTTACGATCCAGGTTATATGCTTGTGGCAATAGTAGGTATGGCACTTGTTTTTATTCCGCAAATGCTTGTTAAAGGAACCTTTTCGAAGTTTTCAAAAGTTCTTGCGCAAAAAGGTTTAACCGGTGAGCAGGTTGCTAAAAATATTTTAAGCGATGCCGGGGTTCATGATGTCAGTGTTGAACCTACCAAGGGCACTTTAAGTGATCATTATGATCCTACAAAAAAAGTTATCAGATTGTCTGAAGAAATATATTATGGCAATTCAGTTGCAGCTCTTGGTGTAGCGGCTCACGAAGTTGGGCATGCCATTCAGGACAATCGTGGTTATCTTCCTATGAAATTAAGAGCAGGAATTTTCCCAGCTGTTCAAACAGGTCAAATGCTTGGGCCAATACTTCTTATGGCAGGTCTTGGTTTAAGGTATTTCATGGGAATGGGCGGATTCACTGATTTAATTGCTATAACAGGAATAGTTCTTTATGGAGCTGTTGTAGCATTTCACTTTATAACTCTTCCTGTAGAGCTAAATGCAAGTCATAGAGCAATGCAAGCTCTTGCTGGCGGTGGATACCTTGTTCAAAACGAAATAGGTGGAGCAAAAAAAGTTCTATCAGCAGCAGCTATGACCTATATTGCAGTAGCATTGTATGCTTTAATTGAATTGCTTTACTGGGTATGGGTTTT of Candidatus Melainabacteria bacterium RIFOXYA2_FULL_32_9 contains these proteins:
- a CDS encoding peptide deformylase; its protein translation is MAIRKVVQYGDKVLRTPTKEVHKISSKIQKLIDDLMDTMYAQNGVGLAAPQVGESYRIFVIDTSTGDEPLNPIVFVNPKIIKKSGATLSYEGCLSFPEAYTNVKRYAEVIVRAKDEKGRPFTIEAKDGSLLARAIQHEMDHLDGILFIDHSMNRFETNQELANKGLPPVDPEYLLDEAELEELLQKCAAAKGANKE